A portion of the Lolium rigidum isolate FL_2022 chromosome 1, APGP_CSIRO_Lrig_0.1, whole genome shotgun sequence genome contains these proteins:
- the LOC124648653 gene encoding protein RAFTIN 1B-like: MAASVQSGRQLGHSAPDSPSKNQADNLSYYSPSKNQADNFFRYYSTSEKQAGNFFRYYSPSENQADNFFRYYSPSKYEADNLRYYSPSENQTDHLFYSPIKNQADMFFSYHSPPTTVFFHERRLWRVGERLPFPNPLFYTVLGFLPRRVADSSVPFSTPALPGILAAFRVAPGYAMASNMEATLRSCETPTMAGESKFCATSLEALEERVTGVPGTRDVRPLKSALPRDGAPLQAYTVRAVRRVEGGLVFVACHPVPFMYTVYRCHTTGPSRAYMVEMEGAHGAADGVTIATVCQTDTSMWNPKHISFRLLGTKPGGTPVCHLMPYGHIIWAKGQVAIKKRTLQACSLYRDDAVSDRVFTDSRFDKMTMAQIPRTV; the protein is encoded by the exons ATGGCTGCGTCA GTTCAGTCTGGACGGCAACTGGGCCACTCGGCGCCGGACTCGCCCAGCAAAAACCAAGCCGACAATCTCAGCTACTACTCGCCCAGCAAAAACCAAGCGGACAATTTCTTCAGGTACTACTCGACCAGCGAAAAACAAGCGGGCAATTTCTTCAGGTACTACTCGCCCAGCGAAAACCAAGCGGACAATTTCTTCAGGTACTACTCGCCCAGCAAATACGAAGCCGACAATCTCAGGTACTACTCGCCCAGCGAAAACCAAACGGACCATTTGTTCTACTCGCCGATCAAAAACCAAGCCGACATGTTTTTCAGTTACCACTCGCCTCCGACGACAGTCTTCTTCCACGAGAGGAGGCTGTGGCGCGTCGGCGAGCGCCTGCC TTTCCCAAACCCTTTGTTTTACACCGTGTTGGGCTTCCTGCCGCGGCGCGTCGCTGACTCCTCCGTCCCGTTCTCGACGCCCGCTCTACCAGGCATCCTCGCGGCGTTCCGCGTCGCCCCGGGATACGCCATGGCATCCAACATGGAGGCGACGCTGCGCTCCTGCGAGACGCCCACCATGGCCGGCGAGTCCAAGTTCTGCGCCACGTCGCTGGAAGCGCTGGAGGAGCGCGTCACGGGAGTGCCCGGGACACGCGACGTCAGGCCGCTCAAGTCCGCGCTGCCCCGCGATGGCGCGCCGCTGCAGGCGTACACCGTCCGCGCCGTGCGACGCGTGGAGGGCGGCCTGGTCTTTGTGGCTTGCCACCCAGTGCCCTTCATGTACACCGTGTACCGCTGCCACACCACCGGCCCGTCCAGGGCGTACATGGTGGAGATGGAGGGCGCGCACGGCGCCGCCGACGGGGTGACCATCGCCACTGTGTGCCAAACCGACACGTCAATGTGGAACCCGAAGCACATCTCCTTCAGGCTCCTCGGCACCAAGCCCGGCGGCACGCCGGTCTGCCACCTCATGCCCTACGGCCACATCATCtgggctaagg GTCAGGTTGCCATCAAGAAAAGGACCCTGCAGGCCTGCTCCTTGTACAGGGATGATGCTGTATCTGATCGTGTATTCACAGATTCTAGGTTTGACAAAATGACAATGGCACAAATCCCTAGAACAGTGTGA